The sequence TGGCGGGTGCCACCATTACTGGCGATGGGCGTATTTCACTGATTCTGGATATTCCCGGTTTAATGCAACGTTACGCCAGACGGTTCTAGCCATGGCAGTGCGGGCACTGGTTGTAGACGATTCCGGATTTTTCCGTCGTCGCTTGACGGAAATGTTGTCTCATGACGGGCGCATTGAAGTCATAGGAGTCGCTGTTAACGGCGAAGATGCCGTGGAAAAAGCTCTGCGTTTAAACCCCGATGTTATCACTATGGACATCGAAATGCCTTTTATGGATGGGATAACCGCTACTCGAAAAATTCTCCAGCAGCGTCGCATTCCCATTATTATGTTCTCCTCCTTAACTGTACAAGGTGCACAATCGACACTGGACGCACTGGAAGCCGGGGCGCTGGATTACATTCCCAAGAATTTTGAAGATGTATCCGGCAATAAGGAACAATTGCGCAAAATGCTGTGCGATAAAGTACTCAGTGTGGTCGGTGCGGGAGTTACTCGTAAGGAACCTACAGCGGTAACACCCCTGAAGCCCGGCGTCTCAGCTACTCAGTCTCCACGGGTATCGCGCGCTGCAGCAGTTCCAAAAAAGCAATATAAATTGGTGGCCATTGGTGCTTCCACCGGCGGGCCTGTTGCATTACAAAAACTGTTAAGCAAGATACCCGGTGATTTCAAAGCGCCCATACTGATTGCTCAACATATGCCGGCGGCTTTTACGGATGCATTTGCCAAGCGCTTGGATGGGATGTGCGCCATCAAAGTAAAAGAAGCCGCCGATGGTGATATTGTGCAACCGGCCACGGCCCTGCTTGCGCCCGGAGGTATGCAAATGACCGTGGTGCGTCAACGACGGGATTTGGTGGTTAAGATATCCGAAGGTGACTCTGCAATAAGTTACAAGCCCAGTGTGGATTTACTGTTTGAGTCAGTAGCACGCAACAATCCGGGTAATAACCTGGCTATTGTTCTTACGGGAATGGGTGCG comes from Gammaproteobacteria bacterium and encodes:
- a CDS encoding chemotaxis response regulator protein-glutamate methylesterase, which codes for MAVRALVVDDSGFFRRRLTEMLSHDGRIEVIGVAVNGEDAVEKALRLNPDVITMDIEMPFMDGITATRKILQQRRIPIIMFSSLTVQGAQSTLDALEAGALDYIPKNFEDVSGNKEQLRKMLCDKVLSVVGAGVTRKEPTAVTPLKPGVSATQSPRVSRAAAVPKKQYKLVAIGASTGGPVALQKLLSKIPGDFKAPILIAQHMPAAFTDAFAKRLDGMCAIKVKEAADGDIVQPATALLAPGGMQMTVVRQRRDLVVKISEGDSAISYKPSVDLLFESVARNNPGNNLAIVLTGMGADGCKGARDLKNTGASIWAQDESSSVIYGMPHAVVEAGLADFILTLDSMGSVFSVDRPPGLATGKA